The segment ACGGTTACGAGGGAACGCACTGGGCGCGACACCAGAAGCAGTACGACGACGTCAACAGTGGCTACAACGAACCTCTCCTCGCCGCCGCCGCGATCCAGCCCTACGACCAGGTGCTGGATGTCGGCTGCGGGAACGGGGAGTCCACCCGCCTGGCCGCGCGGCGGGCGGTCCATGGGCACGTCACCGGGTTGGACCTGTCGGGCCCCATGCTGGAGCGCGCCCGGGTGACGGCGGTGCGCGAGGGGGTGGACAACGTCAGCTTCCTGCATGGAGACGCTCAGGTCTACCCGATCCCCGAGCGGAGCTTCGACGTGGCCATCAGCAGGTTCGGCATCATGTTCTTCGCGGCGGCCGTCGCCGGTTTCACCAACATCGCCCGCGGTCTACGTCCGGGCGGCCGGGTCGCCTTCCTCGCGATGGGCACCGACCCGTTGGACGGCCTTCAGGTGCTCTTCCGTCGCATCTCCGGCGACCTACCGGGGATCGGCCCGTCCGACGACAGGGGCGGCCCGCTGTCGTTGTCCGACCCGGCCTACGTCCGCGAGGTCCTGGGTGCCGCGGGGTTCCGCGGCATCACCAGCACCCGCGTCGACGCCGACCAGTACTGGGGGGACGACGCGGACGCCGCGACCGAGTTCCTGTGGGGCTGGGGCCCGGTCCGCCACCACTGGTCGTCGGCGGACTCGGCGAGGGCGACACGCGCCCACACCACCCTGCGCGCCGCCATGGAGGACTACGCGACGCCCGACGGCGTCCGCCTCCCCTCGCACGGCTGGCTCGTGACCGCCGAACGGGGGTGAGCACCCATCACACCGGACACGGCCTCCGGCCCCCTCCTCCGGAGGCCGTGTCCTCTCGCCATCGATCCGCCACGTCCGCGGACCGTCGTGAGGTGCGGGTGCTCCTCCGGTTCAACGAGCCTCGGACACCGGAGTCTCGGCCGCCGGGGACAGGTCAGTGCTTCCCGGGCGCGGCCCCTCGTCGGTGTAGACGAGCTTGTTCCGAAGTCCGTACAGGCACACCGTGGTGATCGTGGCGACGACGGCGATGTAGAGGCAGATCAGCCACGGGGACTCCCCGCCGCGAATGAGGAGGAAGGTGAGGATCATGGGGGTGAGTCCGCTGGAGACGATGCTGGCGAACTGGAAGACGACCGAGATCCCGCTGTAGCGGACCCGGGCGTCGAACAGTTCGGAGTAGAGCGCTCCCTGGGGGGCGAACATCAGTGGGTAGGCGATCCCGAAGACGACGATCAGGACCAGGGTGACGACCAGGAAGGAGCCGGTCTCGAACAGGAAGAAGGAGGGGAACGCGACCAGCGCGAGCACGACGGAACCGACGCCGTAGACGCGGGCTCGGCCGACGATGTCGGACGTCAGTCCCCACAGTGGGATGAAGAAGACGCCGAACACGGCCGCGATGGTGACGGCGATGAGGACGGAGTCCTCGGTCATCCCCTGCTGCGCCGTGAGGTAGCTGACGGAGAACACTGCCCAGGTGTTGAAGGCGACACCCTCGGCCCACTTGGTTCCCATGGCGAGCAGGATCGGGGTCTTGGGCGTCTTCATCAGTTCCTTGAGCGGGGCCTTGGCGACCTCGCCGCTGTCCTTCAGTTCACGGAAGGCCGGGCTGTCCATCAGTTTCAGCCGAATCGCGAGGCCCACGACGATGAGCACGACGGAGAACAGGAAGGGGATGCGCCATCCCCAGGCGAGCATCTGTTCGTGCGTGGTGGACAGGGTGAGTACGGCGAACACACCGGTGGAGAGAACGAGGCCGACGGGGACCCCGATCTGTGGCCAACTGCCGTAGAGGCCGCGGCGGTTGCGCGGAGCGTACTCGACCGCGAGGAGCACCGCGCCGCCCCACTCGCCCGCGATCGCGATTCCCTGGGCGATCCGCAGGATCATCAGCAGGAGCGGCGCCCACACGCCGATGGAGGCGTAGGAGGGCAGGAGGCCGATGAGCGCGGTACAGATCCCCATGATCATCATGGTGGTGACCAGTGCCGACTTCCGTCCGATGCGGTCACCGTAGTGGCCGAAGATGAGCGCGCCCACCGGTCGACCGATGTAGCCGACGGCGAAGGTCCCGAAGGCGAGCAGGATGCCGACGAGTGGGTCGCTCTCGGGGAAGAAGACCACGTTGAAGACGAGTCCGGCCGCGAGGCCGTAGATGAAGAAGTCGTACCACTCGATCGTCGTCCCGACCGCTGACGCTAACGCTGCCGTCCGTCGCTGCTTGGCGGACGGTTCCGTCCCAGATACCCCAGACACGGGTTCCCTCTTTCACTCGGGCGTCGTCCAAAGATTCCGTGCCCCCGAGGTGTACGGCGGGCACGATTCGTCACGGGTTCAGGGCCGCGGGCGCTCAGGAGTCGACCAGTTGGCCGTCGCGCATGAGGGTGACGCCGTCGATCTCGATCGACGGCTCCCGGAACACCATGTCCACGTGGATTCCGGCGTGCACGATGTCGATTCCCGGATCGGCCGGTGTCGTGCCGACCGCGATGTGGGCGGTCCCGTAGCAGGATTCCGCGCTGGTCACGTTGTCGATCATCATGGCCGCGTCGTTCATGCCGATGCCGAGTTCGGAGACCTCGAAGGCGTGTGGGCTGCCGGTGTCCCGCAGGATCCTGGTGAGTTCCTCGGCCCGCGGGGAGCCGCTGATGCGCTCGGCGCGCCCGTTCGCGACCTCCACGGTGAACGGTTCGTCGATGAGTCCGAGCTCGACACAGTAGGCGTCGACGACGATGGTCCCCTGGGTGGATCCCCGAACGGGGATGACGCCGGCTTCCAGGCAGGGTGGGGCGCCGAACTCCCCCGGATTCGTGGCGAGGCCGGTGAGGGCTCGTCCTGGTCGCCCCTCAGCGGACAGCGTGACGTCGGTGCCGGCCTTGGTGGTGAGCCGGATCGTGGTGGCGGAGGTAATGAGTTCGGCGATCCGCTCGATGCGGGGTGCGAGGGCGTTGAAGTCGGCGTACACCGCTCCGGGGCCGGCTAGCATTGCCTCGTCGATGTCCCCGACGAACAGGTACCGCAGTCCGTTTCGTTGTCCGCTCTGGCGCGCCTCGCTGTGCTGGACGAACTGGGTCGTCAGCTCGATGACCACGTCGGCGCCCGTGATCCCGGCGGCCGCGACCGGAGAGGGTTGGGATCGTGCCACCTCCTGACGCCGCATCTGGACGATGGTGACCTCGCCGCCTCGGCGTTCGACCGCGTCACGGAAGACGTCACACACTCCGGCCTGCAGCCCGTCGTCGGTCAGGATGAGCACCTGCTCACCAGCCCGGATGCCGGCGCACTCGACCAGCCGGTCGGCGCCCTGTCGTGCCTGTTCCCTCATCGGGCCACCCCTAAGATCATTTGGTCTTTGGTCAGGCCAAAGTAAAGTAGTAGCCTTGTATGGTCAAGACTTTGATTGTTAAATCCCGGGACATGTTGATCTTCGGCCACATCACGTCGTTCCAGCGCACACGGAAAGGATGGCCCTGCCATGGATCTGGAGTTGGAGCCGGTAGACCGCGCACCAACCTATGAGGTCGTCATATCGCGCTTGAAGAACGAGATCCTCTCCGGTCGACTCCGGGCCGGCGATCGACTGCCGGGCGAGCGTGCCCTCTCCGAGCAGCTCGGGGTGTCCCGAGCGTCGGTACGTGAGGCGGTTCGCGCCCTGCAGGCGTTCGAGATCGTCCAGGCCCGCCCGGGCAACAGCCCCACCTCCGGGCTCACGATGACGGCACGCCCCCGCATCGCCCTGTCGAACCTCTTCCGGTTGCACGTCGGGTTGGCCAGCTACTCCGTCGAGGAGGTGATGGCGGTGCGGGTCGGTCTGGAGACGCAGGCCATGCTGACCCTGGCGGAGAAGACCGACCTCGACCTCGCGGGCCTCCACGCGTTGCTCGACCGCATGTCCGACCCGGAGATCACACCCGAGACGGCGCAGGACCTCGACGCCGAGTTCCACCTCTCCTTGGCGTCGCAGACCAACAACCACCTCATCGCCGACATGATGCAGGCGCTGCGCGACGCCATCGCCGCCCCGATGCTCGCCTCGTTCAAGGCCCAACCCGACTGGCCCTCGTTCTGCGCCACGATCGTCGAGGAGCATCGATCCATCCTGCGCGCCCTGGAGGCCCGCGACGGCCGATTGGCGGCGCAGTTGACGCGTGACCACGTCGAGGGCTTCTACCCGGCGGTGACGGACTCGCAGGAGCCCGACTCCACGCGGTAGTGCCTCCGGAGACCCAGCGGGGGCCGGGTCGGGGGTGGTGATCATCGATCGCCACCCCCGGCTCCCCCTCATCTCAGGGTCGAACCGCGGCGTCGAGTGCCCGGCCGAGCATGGCGAGGGCGGCCGCCGCGTCGTCGGTGGAGAGCGTAGTGGGCGGCATGAGGCGCAACACGTTCTTGTGGACCCCACAGGGGATGATGAGCAGGCCTTCCTCCGCGGCCCGTCGGCACGTGGCGGCCAGGACGTCGCTCGCCGGGCTCCCGTCGGGATGGCGGAGCTCCACCCCGAGCATCAGCCCGAGGCCGCGGACGTCGCTGCGCAACGGAAGGTCGGTCACCAGGGCCTCGAGACCCGCCCGGAGCCGCGTCCCCTGGCGCCGGGCGTTGTCGAGACCGCCGTCCCGCAGGACGTCGAGCACGCCCAGCGCGGCGGCGCAGGCGACGGGGTTCCCGCCGAAGGTCCCACCATGTGCCCCGGCGGGCCACCGGTCCATCAGCTCGGGGGTGCCCACGATCGCGGACAGTGGGAGTCCGTTGGCGATGCCCTTGGCGAGGACGAGCACGTCAGGCCGCACGTCCATGTGTTCGTAGGCGAACATCGCTCCCGTACGCCCGAATCCGGTCTGGATCTCGTCGAAGATCAACGCGATGCCGTGCGCGGAACACCGTTCTCGCAGCCCGCGGAGGAACTCCACGGGTGCGGGCTGGTACCCGCCCTCGCCCTGGACCGGTTCGACCACCAGTGCCGCGACCTCGTTCGCGGGCACCACGAGCTCGAACAGCTCGTCCAGCTCGGCCAGACACCGCGCGCTCTCGGCGGCGGGGGTCGAGTGCTGGTTGAACGGGTCGGGGAAGGCCACGTGCTGGATCGTGGGGAGGGCGGCGAGGTAACCGGCCCTGTAGTTGGCGCTCGAGGCGGACAGTGCCGTGGTGGTGAGCGTGCGCCCGTGGAACCCGCCCTTGAAGGCGATGAGGCCGTTGCGTCCGGTCGCCCGCATGGCGAGCTTGACTGCGGACTCCAGCGCCTCGGCTCCACTGTTGCCGAAGAACACCTTGCGGTCGGGGTGCACGAGACCGACGAGCCGTTCCGCGAGCTCCACGTAGCTGGGGTAGACACCGATGTTGTGCCCGGCGTGTACGAGGGTCGCCATCTGTTCCTGGATCCTGCGCATCACCACGGGGTTGCCGTGTCCCACGTTGGTGACGGCGACCCCGCTGGCGAAGTCGAGTAGCTGTCGGCCGTCGTCGGTCTCGACGCGCGTGCCCTCGGCGCGCACGAAGGCGAGGTCGGTGTGGCGGGCCGCGGCAGGGGGGAACACCGCCCGGGCTCGTTCCGTGAGTCCACCGGACCGGAGTTCGCGGCCGTGTTCCAGCGCTGTGTCAGTCATTGGTCGCTCCGACTCCCGTGCCACTACTGGGCGAGGTCAACGTTGGGAAGGACGGGAACCCCGTCGGCGAGGATCGGCTGGCCGTCGACGCAGACGTAGGCGTCCCGGGTCACCAGGTCACAGTGGCCCGGTGCCCGAATACTGCTGCCGAAGGTGATCCCGTTACCGATGCCGACGTGCATCGTCCCCAGCTCGGCCTCGTCCTCCAGGCCCCCGCCGGATCCGATCCGCGCCTTGGGGTTCATCCCGAGGCCGAGCTCCACCGCGCTGTACATCGCGGGGTCCTCGTAGGACGCGAGCATCTCCCGGAAGCGGTCGGCCTGCGGGCCACCGTCGATGGAGACGATCTGGCCGGCCTCGAAGACCACCCGCACGGGAGAGTCGGCGGGGCCGCCGGGGACCAGTGCCCCGTCCACGACCATCGTGCCCTCGAGAGTGCCCTCGTCCGGCGCGACCGCGACCTCGATGCAGGGAGGCGGCGAGATCGTCCCCGGCTCGTGGCACACGCCGGACTGCGGAACGGCGGACTTCGTGCCGATCCGCGCGGAGAGGTTCGTGCCGCCCGGGGTGGTCACGGTGTAGGTCCTTCCGTGGTCCAGCACCCGGGCGAGCTGGTCGATGACCCGCTTCCTCTCGGCGAAGTCGATGTCCAGCGAACCGTCGAGGAAGACCTCGTCGCACACGTCCGGCATGAAGATCAGCCGTGCGCCCGCGGCCGACGCGGCGATCCTGGCCTGACTGTGGTTCACGGAGAAGGTGGTCGGTGCGACGATCGCGTCCGCGGCGGCCATCGCCGCGGCGACGGGCGGAGGTGGCTCCTCGCCGTGCCGGGACCGCGGCGTCATCGTCAGCCGAACCACCTCGGCCCCCACGATGTGACCCGCGGCGGCGAACGCCTCCCCGTATCGCTCGGTCGCCGTGTCGGTGAGCACCAACAGCGTCTCGTCGGCACGGAGCGCGAGGCACTGTTCGAGGATCCGGTGGGCGGGCCGAAGCAGGAAGTGGTCGATCACGATAGCTCCCTCCTTGGAGTAAAGTCAGACCATATATACATAGTCCATAGAGGGTCAACTGTCGTCGATCGTCCGGGGCCCACGCGAAATCGATTCATCAGACATATGTATGGTCTGACATTACAGCGCGAGAAGGGAGACCCCATGTCCGCTCTTTCGGGTATTCGTGTGCTCGACTTCAGCCAGGTGTTGGCAGGCCCGTTCGCCGCGATGCTGCTCGCGGATCTCGACGCCGAGGTGGTCAAGGTCGAACCACCGGCACACGGGGACCACAGCCGGCAGATGGCGCCACGGGTCCAGGACGGTCTCAGCGGGGCGTACCTCGCCGTGAACCGCAACAAGCGCGGCGTCGCGCTGGACCTGAAGGACGAACGGGGCCGTGCGCTCGCGCACCAACTCGCCGCGCAGGCCGACGTCGTCATCGAGAACTT is part of the Spiractinospora alimapuensis genome and harbors:
- a CDS encoding aspartate aminotransferase family protein → MTDTALEHGRELRSGGLTERARAVFPPAAARHTDLAFVRAEGTRVETDDGRQLLDFASGVAVTNVGHGNPVVMRRIQEQMATLVHAGHNIGVYPSYVELAERLVGLVHPDRKVFFGNSGAEALESAVKLAMRATGRNGLIAFKGGFHGRTLTTTALSASSANYRAGYLAALPTIQHVAFPDPFNQHSTPAAESARCLAELDELFELVVPANEVAALVVEPVQGEGGYQPAPVEFLRGLRERCSAHGIALIFDEIQTGFGRTGAMFAYEHMDVRPDVLVLAKGIANGLPLSAIVGTPELMDRWPAGAHGGTFGGNPVACAAALGVLDVLRDGGLDNARRQGTRLRAGLEALVTDLPLRSDVRGLGLMLGVELRHPDGSPASDVLAATCRRAAEEGLLIIPCGVHKNVLRLMPPTTLSTDDAAAALAMLGRALDAAVRP
- a CDS encoding MFS transporter; translated protein: MSGVSGTEPSAKQRRTAALASAVGTTIEWYDFFIYGLAAGLVFNVVFFPESDPLVGILLAFGTFAVGYIGRPVGALIFGHYGDRIGRKSALVTTMMIMGICTALIGLLPSYASIGVWAPLLLMILRIAQGIAIAGEWGGAVLLAVEYAPRNRRGLYGSWPQIGVPVGLVLSTGVFAVLTLSTTHEQMLAWGWRIPFLFSVVLIVVGLAIRLKLMDSPAFRELKDSGEVAKAPLKELMKTPKTPILLAMGTKWAEGVAFNTWAVFSVSYLTAQQGMTEDSVLIAVTIAAVFGVFFIPLWGLTSDIVGRARVYGVGSVVLALVAFPSFFLFETGSFLVVTLVLIVVFGIAYPLMFAPQGALYSELFDARVRYSGISVVFQFASIVSSGLTPMILTFLLIRGGESPWLICLYIAVVATITTVCLYGLRNKLVYTDEGPRPGSTDLSPAAETPVSEAR
- a CDS encoding aminopeptidase, whose amino-acid sequence is MREQARQGADRLVECAGIRAGEQVLILTDDGLQAGVCDVFRDAVERRGGEVTIVQMRRQEVARSQPSPVAAAGITGADVVIELTTQFVQHSEARQSGQRNGLRYLFVGDIDEAMLAGPGAVYADFNALAPRIERIAELITSATTIRLTTKAGTDVTLSAEGRPGRALTGLATNPGEFGAPPCLEAGVIPVRGSTQGTIVVDAYCVELGLIDEPFTVEVANGRAERISGSPRAEELTRILRDTGSPHAFEVSELGIGMNDAAMMIDNVTSAESCYGTAHIAVGTTPADPGIDIVHAGIHVDMVFREPSIEIDGVTLMRDGQLVDS
- a CDS encoding FadR/GntR family transcriptional regulator; the protein is MDLELEPVDRAPTYEVVISRLKNEILSGRLRAGDRLPGERALSEQLGVSRASVREAVRALQAFEIVQARPGNSPTSGLTMTARPRIALSNLFRLHVGLASYSVEEVMAVRVGLETQAMLTLAEKTDLDLAGLHALLDRMSDPEITPETAQDLDAEFHLSLASQTNNHLIADMMQALRDAIAAPMLASFKAQPDWPSFCATIVEEHRSILRALEARDGRLAAQLTRDHVEGFYPAVTDSQEPDSTR
- a CDS encoding aminopeptidase; translated protein: MIDHFLLRPAHRILEQCLALRADETLLVLTDTATERYGEAFAAAGHIVGAEVVRLTMTPRSRHGEEPPPPVAAAMAAADAIVAPTTFSVNHSQARIAASAAGARLIFMPDVCDEVFLDGSLDIDFAERKRVIDQLARVLDHGRTYTVTTPGGTNLSARIGTKSAVPQSGVCHEPGTISPPPCIEVAVAPDEGTLEGTMVVDGALVPGGPADSPVRVVFEAGQIVSIDGGPQADRFREMLASYEDPAMYSAVELGLGMNPKARIGSGGGLEDEAELGTMHVGIGNGITFGSSIRAPGHCDLVTRDAYVCVDGQPILADGVPVLPNVDLAQ
- a CDS encoding class I SAM-dependent methyltransferase, with amino-acid sequence MEIVNTRQAAAWNGYEGTHWARHQKQYDDVNSGYNEPLLAAAAIQPYDQVLDVGCGNGESTRLAARRAVHGHVTGLDLSGPMLERARVTAVREGVDNVSFLHGDAQVYPIPERSFDVAISRFGIMFFAAAVAGFTNIARGLRPGGRVAFLAMGTDPLDGLQVLFRRISGDLPGIGPSDDRGGPLSLSDPAYVREVLGAAGFRGITSTRVDADQYWGDDADAATEFLWGWGPVRHHWSSADSARATRAHTTLRAAMEDYATPDGVRLPSHGWLVTAERG